Proteins encoded by one window of Channa argus isolate prfri chromosome 1, Channa argus male v1.0, whole genome shotgun sequence:
- the LOC137129935 gene encoding uncharacterized protein: MLKLGGFWLFIVQLSLAKDMDADSRVLKISFSSIMANRTHLQMNPTRFDPPLPDRGDAEIWPIYSDTKSKQMSEVNPIVDLWVTEAQIFSMSETPGQRITYKWNPVVQNLSSANQQTPACVPDLCFIEEAFPVDLTQSDNFRFSHNDTFETTRKSQHHMTHWKRDTKYSHQTIVIMEDDPAVIESATSFFERVSSASTLLEYKKGALHTLRGSPSSSTGNHDVILVGHGSKNLNGTVQLSGYGPEEIARFVSGLKSEMIFGRIGIISLISCNLGNDQHFMLQLLQVLHSLSIETKLHLYDSFLSVSSDGEIMTSTDGVWRSHDHGKRIIAELDQRGDLLTKAEVGCAGPMFPNYKGNVLYLQTLDWPSHPQMFVPLELRKRYPSIVCLEGLTWSLFFEETERRRAPNYVPDKNQGHLKAIWLTDPGLDETNINFKHIVTIQDLLVEIRYNAREEIALDLYYVLNECIYKVHGKNLSVDLVGKFMSTDNQGEIEHFRQIFGGQQVKNSLYELREGLKPSKFNDFCRQTFQFQQCSYNCERWGHYFMVAVFSASVRNFRTFSLFLMSVIGCEVGHLRGTDSSLCTAFVGDDHPMATEESWPENFRRGFYGCTVENFELAPPDRQVWLDEVIAKENDLYIKSKQLMSGIYHDEDTELTIFGKVKVMNKYVFSSYLEFFRGTPEGKKLKRGCAQSLNEKFSA; the protein is encoded by the exons ATGCTGAAACTTGGTGGATTTTGGCTTTTTATAGTTCAGCTGTCTTTGGCAAAGGATATGGATGCTG ATTCGCGTGTTCTGAAGATTTCATTCAGCTCTATTATGGCAAACAG GACACATCTTCAGATGAATCCAACAAGGTTTGACCCCCCTCTACCTGATCGTGGAGATGCTGAAATATGGCCCATATACAGCGACACCAAGTCCAAACAAATGAGTGAAGTTAATCCTATTGTAGATCTGTGGGTTACTGAAGCTCAGATTTTTTCTATGTCAGAGACACCAGGCCAAAGAATCACTTATAAGTGGAATCCTGTCGTCCAAAACCTGTCTTCTGCAAATCAGCAGACACCTGCTTGTGTCCCAGATCTGTGTTTCATCGAGGAGGCCTTCCCGGTTGATTTGACTCAATCAGACAACTTTAGATTCAGCCATAATGACACATTTGAGACAACAAGGAAATCTCAACATCATATGACCCACTGGAAGCGTGACACTAAATACAGCCACCAGACTATAGTTATTATGGAAGACGACCCTGCGGTGATTGAGTCAGCCACCTCCTTCTTTGAAAGGGTGTCCAGTGCATCAACTCTGCTCGAGTACAAGAAGGGGGCGCTGCATACTCTCAGAGGAAGTCCTTCCTCCTCTACTGGAAACCATGATGTCATACTGGTTGGCCATGGCAGCAAAAATCTCAATGGAACAGTCCAACTGTCAGGTTATGGCCCAGAAGAAATTGCCAGATTTGTGTCAGGCCTAAAATCTGAAATGATCTTCGGTCGTATCGGCATTATCAGCCTTATCAGCTGCAACCTCGGAAATGACCAGCACTTTATGTTGCAGCTGCTACAGGTTCTCCACTCCCTCAGCATAGAAACAAAGTTGCACCTATATGACTCCTTTCTGTCTGTTAGCTCTGACGGAGAGATAATGACTAGTACCGATGGAGTCTGGAGGTCCCATGACCACGGTAAAAGAATAATTGCTGAGCTGGACCAAAGAGGTGATCTGTTGACCAAAGCTGAAGTCGGCTGCGCAGGGCCAATGTTTCCTAACTATAAAGGAAATGTTTTGTATCTTCAGACACTGGATTGGCCAAGCCACCCACAAATGTTTGTCCCATTGGAGCTGCGTAAAAGGTACCCTTCTATAGTATGCCTGGAGGGGCTTACTTGGAGCTTGTTCTTTGAGGAGACTGAAAGAAGGCGTGCTCCTAATTATGTCCCAGACAAAAATCAGGGACACCTAAAAGCAATTTGGCTTACAGATCCAGGACTGGATGAAACCAACATCAACTTCAAGCACATTGTTACCATTCAGGACCTACTTGTGGAGATTCGATACAATGCCAGAGAGGAAATAGCATTAGACCTTTATTATGTTCTCAATGAATGTATTTACAAAGTACACGGGAAAAATCTTAGTGTAGATCTGGTGGGCAAGTTCATGAGCACTGATAATCAAGGTGAAATAGAACATTTCCGTCAGATATTTGGTGGGCAGCAGGTCAAGAATTCCCTGTACGAGCTGAGAGAGGGTCTCAAACCATCCAAATTCAATGACTTCTGTCGACAGACTTTCCAATTCCAACAGTGTAGCTACAACTGTGAGAGATGGGGTCATTATTTCATGGTAGCAGTGTTTTCAGCATCGGTCCGTAACTTCCGAACCTTCTCACTTTTCCTCATGAGTGTTATAGGCTGTGAAGTAGGCCATTTACGAGGAACTGACAGCTCCTTGTGCACAGCATTTGTTGGAGATGACCACCCAATGGCGACTGAGGAGTCTTGGCCGGAAAATTTCCGCCGAGGATTCTATGGCTGCACTGTTGAAAACTTTGAGTTGGCACCACCAGACAGACAAGTTTGGTTAGATGAAGTTATTGCAAAGGAAAATGACCTATACATTAAATCGAAGCAGCTAATGAGTGGCATTTACCATGATGAGGACACAGAGCTGACCATCTTCGGGAAAGTCAAAGTCATGAATAAGTACGTCTTCTCATCTTATCTAGAATTCTTTCGAGGTACACCTGAAGGAAAGAAACTTAAGAGAGGATGTGCTCAATCTCTCAATGAAAAATTTAGTGCATAA